One stretch of Dehalogenimonas sp. THU2 DNA includes these proteins:
- the dxr gene encoding 1-deoxy-D-xylulose-5-phosphate reductoisomerase, protein MTSPIHLAVLGSTGSIGQQTLDVARRHPERLSVVALAAGENIALVRKQAEEFKPRFVSCADRQLVCGDAVCLPPEQMALHPDIDIVVVALPGGAGLAPTLAAARAGKIIALANKECLVAAGAILLAEAKKHGAQIRPVDSEHSAIWQCLIGEPSAPEKLILTASGGPFRNYSIDQLESVTPEQALAHPSWKMGKKVTIDSATLMNKGLEVIEAHRLYGIDYDRIEVVIHPQSIVHSMVEFGDGAVKAQLSPPDMRLPIQYAISYPDRWDNPDLPRADWTKIGRLDFSAPDYGRFPCLKLAIEAGRKDGTYPAVLSTADEEAVNLFLGGRIRFGDIARLVGRALEEHNSTGSPSLDSIAAAETWARQKVSELARSL, encoded by the coding sequence ATGACATCTCCTATTCACCTCGCCGTGCTGGGCTCCACCGGCAGCATCGGACAGCAGACGCTGGACGTGGCGCGCCGCCACCCGGAGCGCTTGAGCGTGGTCGCCCTGGCCGCCGGAGAGAATATCGCCCTGGTGCGCAAACAGGCGGAGGAGTTCAAACCGCGTTTCGTTTCCTGCGCCGATCGTCAGCTTGTTTGTGGTGACGCGGTATGTCTGCCGCCGGAGCAGATGGCGTTACACCCGGATATCGACATCGTCGTCGTAGCCCTGCCGGGCGGCGCGGGACTGGCCCCCACCCTGGCGGCAGCGCGAGCGGGAAAGATCATCGCCCTGGCTAACAAGGAATGTCTGGTCGCCGCCGGCGCCATCCTCCTGGCGGAAGCCAAAAAGCACGGCGCGCAGATCCGGCCAGTGGATTCTGAGCATTCCGCCATCTGGCAATGCCTCATTGGCGAACCAAGCGCACCGGAGAAGCTTATCCTCACCGCTTCCGGTGGCCCGTTCCGCAATTATTCCATCGATCAGCTCGAGTCCGTCACGCCGGAGCAGGCGCTGGCCCACCCGTCCTGGAAGATGGGGAAAAAAGTAACCATCGATTCCGCCACCCTAATGAACAAGGGGCTGGAGGTCATCGAGGCGCACCGGCTTTACGGCATAGATTATGACCGCATCGAAGTGGTCATCCACCCTCAGTCCATCGTCCACTCCATGGTGGAATTCGGCGACGGCGCGGTCAAGGCACAGCTTTCGCCGCCGGACATGAGACTGCCGATACAGTATGCCATCTCCTACCCCGACCGCTGGGACAACCCCGACCTCCCCCGCGCCGACTGGACTAAAATCGGCCGGCTGGATTTCTCGGCGCCGGATTACGGGCGTTTCCCCTGCCTGAAGCTGGCCATCGAGGCCGGCAGAAAGGACGGCACCTATCCCGCCGTGCTGTCCACCGCGGATGAAGAAGCTGTCAACCTTTTTCTTGGCGGCCGCATCAGGTTCGGCGATATCGCCCGGCTGGTCGGCCGGGCGCTGGAAGAACATAACTCTACGGGCAGCCCGTCGTTAGATAGTATAGCAGCCGCTGAAACCTGGGCGCGGCAAAAAGTTTCGGAACTGGCAAGGAGTCTTTAG
- a CDS encoding aminopeptidase produces MHDPRIGKLADLLVNYSVEVRPSDRVAIFSPDIARPLTDALFLATLKAGGFPIVMSPPQQTLELLFRQGSKEQIEYVHQPLAHITEEYDVRISVLAEENTRFLSRVDPQKMTLYSAARRHLMKTMMRRSALGEFRWTIAPYPTNAMAQDADMSLDEYANFLFGACMPDLNDPVGYWKNFSAKQQRIIDWLAGKETVHITAPDTDIHFNIKGRTWENCDGKKNMPDGEVFTGPIEDSAEGHVYFSYPAIHGGHEVTGVRLWFEKGRAVRATAEKNEDYLNQILNTDAGARYLGELAIGTNEGITAFTREILFDEKIGGSFHMALGAGIPETGAKNESAIHWDMVCDLRQGGEIRVDGELFYKDGKFVI; encoded by the coding sequence ATGCATGACCCCCGTATCGGCAAACTGGCTGACCTACTGGTTAATTATTCTGTCGAGGTGCGCCCCAGCGACCGGGTGGCTATCTTTTCCCCCGACATCGCCCGGCCCCTCACCGACGCCCTGTTTTTGGCAACTCTCAAGGCCGGCGGTTTTCCCATCGTCATGTCCCCACCACAACAAACACTGGAGTTGCTGTTCCGCCAAGGCAGCAAAGAGCAGATAGAGTACGTCCACCAGCCGCTGGCGCATATCACCGAAGAGTACGATGTCCGCATCTCGGTGCTCGCCGAGGAGAATACCCGCTTCCTATCCCGCGTCGATCCACAAAAGATGACGCTGTACTCCGCCGCCCGCCGCCACCTGATGAAAACGATGATGCGGAGATCGGCCTTAGGGGAGTTTCGCTGGACTATCGCGCCCTACCCCACCAACGCCATGGCCCAGGACGCCGACATGAGCCTGGACGAATACGCCAACTTCCTCTTCGGTGCCTGCATGCCGGACCTTAACGACCCGGTGGGTTACTGGAAGAATTTCTCCGCTAAACAACAGCGGATCATCGACTGGTTGGCCGGCAAGGAGACGGTGCACATAACCGCACCGGACACCGATATCCATTTCAACATAAAGGGACGCACCTGGGAAAACTGTGACGGCAAGAAAAACATGCCGGACGGTGAGGTCTTCACCGGGCCAATAGAAGACTCGGCGGAAGGCCATGTGTACTTCTCCTACCCGGCCATCCACGGCGGCCATGAGGTCACCGGCGTCCGGTTGTGGTTCGAGAAAGGACGGGCGGTCAGGGCGACGGCCGAGAAGAACGAAGATTACCTGAACCAGATACTCAACACCGACGCCGGGGCCCGATACCTGGGCGAACTGGCCATCGGCACCAACGAGGGCATTACGGCCTTCACCCGGGAAATCCTCTTCGACGAGAAGATCGGCGGCAGCTTCCATATGGCCCTCGGCGCCGGCATACCGGAGACCGGGGCGAAGAACGAGAGTGCCATCCATTGGGACATGGTCTGCGACCTGCGACAGGGTGGAGAGATCCGGGTGGACGGGGAACTGTTCTACAAGGACGGAAAGTTCGTTATCTGA
- a CDS encoding phosphatidate cytidylyltransferase: MLKQRFISGIVLFVIAFLAVWFDEPLPWLTIGVTWWGVMALREFNHVVAQVKAQPFIVIGTVATVLFIASPHVEDSLPPLLTGFAVISLLYLLKPGDRTQAFIRWGWTLAGVIYIGWLLSFIVALRGLDGGREWVLFALAVTVASDTFAYLIGRATGKHKMAPSISPGKSWEGAVAGAIAAIAIAMILKPVLDLPSSYIALGLLGLAASAIGQAGDLIESLFKRNMAVKDSGNSIPGHGGFMDRMDSVVFAAILVYYYVVLFAQ, translated from the coding sequence ATGCTCAAACAGCGTTTCATCTCTGGCATCGTCCTGTTCGTCATCGCCTTTCTGGCGGTGTGGTTCGACGAACCGCTGCCGTGGTTGACGATCGGGGTGACGTGGTGGGGCGTCATGGCTCTGCGGGAGTTCAACCACGTGGTCGCCCAGGTAAAAGCCCAGCCTTTCATCGTCATAGGTACGGTGGCCACCGTGCTTTTCATCGCCAGTCCCCACGTCGAGGACAGCCTGCCGCCGCTGCTGACTGGTTTCGCCGTAATCTCTCTGTTATACCTTCTGAAGCCCGGTGACCGTACCCAGGCCTTCATCCGCTGGGGCTGGACGCTGGCTGGAGTCATCTACATCGGCTGGCTGCTTTCCTTCATCGTCGCCCTGCGCGGGCTGGATGGCGGCCGGGAGTGGGTACTGTTCGCACTTGCCGTTACCGTTGCCTCAGACACATTTGCCTACCTCATCGGCCGGGCCACCGGCAAGCATAAAATGGCGCCGTCGATCAGCCCCGGCAAGAGCTGGGAAGGCGCCGTCGCCGGAGCTATCGCCGCCATCGCCATAGCAATGATCCTCAAACCGGTGCTCGATTTGCCGTCGAGCTATATCGCCCTAGGTCTGCTCGGGTTGGCGGCCAGCGCCATCGGACAGGCGGGAGACCTTATCGAATCCCTTTTCAAGCGCAATATGGCGGTGAAGGATTCCGGTAATTCCATCCCTGGTCATGGCGGCTTCATGGACCGCATGGACAGTGTCGTCTTCGCGGCGATACTGGTCTACTATTATGTCGTCTTGTTCGCGCAGTAG
- the uppS gene encoding polyprenyl diphosphate synthase, which translates to MSETQGASAALPQHVAIIMDGNGRWAVGQGLPRMEGHRAGLKNVSKAVRALVELGVPYVTLFSFSTENWKRPEDEIAGLLRLLAEALDDTAKELHRQDIVIRHLGRLDRLPISLRLGIGRIVEQTKGNKGAVASFAFDYGGRTEIIEATRKAVESGIRPGKIDETIFEGFLNTTGLPDVDLLVRTGGEKRLSNFLLWQSAYAELYFTDTLWPDFGRAEIEKALADYARRQRRFGGL; encoded by the coding sequence ATGAGTGAGACACAAGGCGCCTCCGCCGCCCTGCCCCAACACGTCGCTATCATCATGGACGGCAATGGGCGTTGGGCTGTCGGTCAGGGTCTGCCGCGCATGGAAGGTCACCGCGCCGGACTGAAGAACGTGAGTAAGGCGGTGCGCGCCCTGGTGGAACTGGGCGTCCCCTATGTCACCCTCTTCAGTTTCTCCACCGAAAACTGGAAACGGCCTGAAGATGAGATCGCCGGCCTTTTGAGACTCCTCGCCGAGGCCCTCGATGATACAGCCAAAGAACTGCACAGGCAGGATATCGTCATCCGCCATCTGGGACGCCTGGACCGGCTGCCGATTTCGCTGCGGTTGGGTATCGGGCGGATCGTCGAGCAGACCAAGGGCAACAAAGGCGCCGTCGCCAGTTTCGCCTTCGACTACGGCGGCCGGACCGAAATAATTGAAGCTACCCGGAAAGCTGTCGAGAGCGGCATCAGACCCGGCAAGATCGACGAAACGATATTCGAGGGGTTCCTCAACACCACAGGTCTGCCTGATGTGGACCTTTTGGTCCGCACCGGCGGTGAGAAACGATTATCCAATTTTCTTCTTTGGCAGTCCGCTTATGCGGAACTTTATTTTACCGATACTCTATGGCCGGACTTCGGCCGCGCCGAGATCGAAAAAGCCCTGGCCGATTATGCCCGGCGGCAGCGGCGCTTCGGGGGGCTTTAG
- the rplU gene encoding 50S ribosomal protein L21, with the protein MYAIVESGGKQYKVTEGQVVDVDKLDIEAGSTVELEHVLFFSDGETLTAGKPLVEGAKVVAKAEGNGMGEKVRGLRYKSKTRAHTRTGGRPLFTRLKIESIVAPAK; encoded by the coding sequence ATTTACGCTATAGTTGAATCTGGTGGCAAGCAGTACAAAGTAACCGAGGGACAGGTAGTCGACGTTGACAAGCTGGATATAGAAGCCGGCAGCACTGTGGAACTGGAGCATGTGCTCTTTTTCTCCGATGGTGAGACTTTGACCGCCGGCAAGCCCCTGGTGGAAGGTGCCAAAGTAGTGGCCAAGGCAGAGGGCAACGGCATGGGTGAGAAAGTACGCGGTCTGCGCTACAAATCCAAGACCCGCGCTCACACCCGCACCGGCGGCCGCCCCCTGTTCACCCGGCTCAAGATCGAAAGTATAGTCGCCCCGGCGAAGTAA
- the rpmA gene encoding 50S ribosomal protein L27: MAHKKGGGSSRNGRDSKPKMLGVKRYAGQKVSAGTILVRQRGTPIKAGVNVGIGRDHTLFALTDGVVEFTPTSNNRRMASVVTG; encoded by the coding sequence ATGGCTCATAAGAAAGGCGGCGGTTCAAGCCGCAACGGACGCGATTCAAAGCCCAAGATGTTGGGCGTCAAACGTTATGCCGGGCAGAAAGTAAGTGCAGGCACCATCCTGGTGCGCCAGCGCGGTACCCCCATCAAAGCCGGCGTCAATGTCGGTATCGGCCGGGACCACACTCTGTTCGCCCTCACCGATGGCGTCGTGGAGTTTACCCCGACCAGCAACAACAGGAGGATGGCCAGCGTCGTCACTGGCTAA
- the rpmE gene encoding 50S ribosomal protein L31 produces the protein MKEKLHPKFFPEAKVTCSCGNAFLLGSTKPEIKVELCNKCHPFYTGERRMVDTAGRVDRFKQRYGLKDK, from the coding sequence ATGAAAGAAAAATTACACCCTAAATTTTTCCCGGAAGCCAAGGTGACTTGCTCCTGCGGCAACGCCTTCCTGCTGGGTTCCACCAAGCCGGAGATCAAAGTAGAACTTTGTAACAAATGTCACCCCTTCTACACCGGCGAACGCCGCATGGTGGACACCGCCGGCCGCGTCGATCGCTTCAAGCAACGCTACGGTCTCAAGGACAAGTAA
- a CDS encoding DUF1385 domain-containing protein, with amino-acid sequence MAQKFFYGGQAIIEGVMIRGQKSLVTAVRRPKGEICVESKPVPKIYTGKLRQLPFLRGVIVLLEAMLLGVQALMHSADVALEEEEEEVSPWMMWGMVGFSLVVSVAIFFMTPLFVTRIFDQWLESAILFNIVEGMIRLLLFVAYLKLIGRMPDIKRVFAYHGAEHQTINAYEHGVKLEPLAVREFSTAHTRCGTSFLLAVMVIAIAVFSLLGKPALWLMVASRILLLPLIAGISYEFTRYAAGHGDKVLVRAMARPGLWLQSMTTRQPELAQLEVGIAALKKALVIDHPELEAELYPVDVAVEMETGLNVEPELEPLT; translated from the coding sequence TTGGCTCAAAAATTTTTTTACGGCGGCCAGGCGATCATCGAAGGGGTCATGATCCGCGGCCAAAAATCACTGGTCACTGCCGTACGCCGTCCCAAGGGTGAGATCTGCGTCGAGTCCAAGCCGGTACCCAAGATATATACTGGCAAGTTGCGGCAACTGCCTTTTCTCCGCGGTGTCATCGTGTTGCTGGAGGCGATGCTGCTGGGCGTACAAGCGCTGATGCACTCGGCGGACGTGGCTCTGGAAGAGGAAGAAGAGGAAGTTTCTCCCTGGATGATGTGGGGGATGGTCGGTTTTTCCCTGGTCGTTTCGGTTGCCATCTTCTTTATGACGCCGCTCTTTGTGACCCGCATCTTCGACCAGTGGCTTGAATCAGCTATTCTGTTTAACATCGTCGAAGGCATGATCCGCCTGCTGCTGTTTGTCGCTTATCTAAAGCTGATCGGGCGCATGCCTGATATCAAGCGAGTTTTTGCCTACCACGGCGCGGAGCACCAGACGATAAATGCCTATGAGCATGGGGTTAAGCTGGAACCCCTGGCGGTGCGTGAGTTTTCCACCGCCCACACCCGCTGCGGTACCAGTTTCCTCTTGGCGGTGATGGTTATCGCTATCGCTGTATTCAGTTTGCTTGGCAAGCCGGCTCTGTGGCTGATGGTAGCCTCTCGTATCCTTCTGTTGCCGCTCATCGCCGGAATCAGCTATGAATTCACCCGCTACGCAGCTGGACACGGTGATAAAGTCCTGGTCAGGGCGATGGCCCGCCCTGGTCTGTGGCTCCAGAGTATGACCACCCGGCAGCCGGAACTGGCCCAGCTTGAAGTTGGCATCGCCGCTCTCAAGAAAGCCCTGGTGATCGACCATCCGGAGTTGGAGGCTGAACTTTATCCGGTTGATGTCGCGGTCGAGATGGAAACTGGACTTAACGTCGAACCGGAGCTGGAACCGCTGACCTGA
- the pdxS gene encoding pyridoxal 5'-phosphate synthase lyase subunit PdxS yields the protein MEKESTIGTFKVKSGLAQMLKGGVIMDVTTPEQAKIAEDAGACAVMALERVPSDIRAAGGVARMADPTIIKAIMEAVTIPVMAKCRIGHFVEARVLESMGVDFIDESEVLTPADESFHVWKQDFKVPFVCGCRDLGEALRRIGEGAAMIRTKGEPGTGNVVEAVRHMRAVQAGIRRVVAAPIEELMAIAKELNAPFELVLELHNTGKLPVVNFAAGGIATPADAALLMQLGAEGVFVGSGIFKSADPSLRARAIVKATTHYQDPAIVAEVSENLGEAMPGLEIGQIPAEQRMAPRGW from the coding sequence ATGGAGAAAGAATCCACCATCGGTACGTTTAAAGTTAAAAGCGGTCTGGCGCAGATGCTTAAGGGCGGCGTCATTATGGACGTCACCACGCCGGAGCAGGCTAAGATCGCCGAGGATGCCGGCGCCTGCGCCGTTATGGCGCTGGAACGTGTCCCGTCCGATATCCGCGCCGCCGGCGGTGTCGCCCGCATGGCTGACCCTACCATCATAAAAGCTATCATGGAAGCGGTCACCATCCCCGTAATGGCCAAGTGCCGCATCGGGCATTTCGTCGAAGCCCGGGTGCTTGAGTCCATGGGCGTGGATTTCATCGACGAGTCAGAGGTTCTGACCCCCGCCGATGAGTCTTTCCACGTCTGGAAGCAGGATTTCAAGGTACCCTTCGTTTGCGGTTGCCGCGACCTGGGTGAAGCCCTCCGGCGCATTGGCGAAGGCGCCGCCATGATCCGCACCAAGGGCGAACCGGGCACCGGCAACGTCGTCGAAGCTGTCCGCCATATGAGAGCCGTTCAGGCTGGCATCCGCCGCGTGGTGGCCGCCCCGATCGAAGAACTCATGGCTATTGCCAAGGAACTCAACGCCCCCTTTGAGTTGGTGCTTGAATTACATAATACCGGCAAACTGCCGGTGGTCAACTTCGCCGCCGGCGGCATCGCCACGCCCGCCGACGCCGCCTTGTTGATGCAGCTCGGCGCCGAGGGTGTTTTCGTTGGCTCCGGCATTTTCAAATCCGCTGACCCGTCGCTCCGGGCGAGGGCTATCGTTAAGGCCACCACCCATTACCAGGACCCGGCCATCGTCGCCGAAGTTTCCGAGAACCTGGGTGAGGCGATGCCCGGTCTGGAGATCGGGCAAATCCCCGCTGAACAGCGCATGGCGCCGCGCGGCTGGTAG